The following is a genomic window from Pseudomonas sp. FP2335.
ATAGAGGACACCCCTGAATGGCGTACCAAACTGCAGGACATCTACCAGGGTGGAACGTCTTATTGGCAGGCTGGGAACAAGTATCAGGTAATGCTGGTGACGCATCGTTTCAGAGATGAACGGCACCCCGATGAAGAGCGCTATCTGATCACGTTGAGCTTGGGCAAGCCATGGGTAAGACCGTGAATACAGGATTTGGGGGGCCGCCTGAGATCAAAAACAAAGCGAGGCAGCCTAGTAGCCGACCTGATCGATGAAGCTTGCGCATCCCCCTGTGGGAGCTGGCTTGCCTGCGATGGCATCGACTGGGTGGACCAGATACACCGAGGTGTCTGCATCGCAGGCAAGCCACATCCCACAGGCACCAGTTCCCACAGTTGAAAGGTGAACGACACACAATACCGGTCGGCTTTAAGGCCGCCGCGCTCTGACTTTTGATCTCGGGTCGCCCTGTCAAACACGCCGACCGAACCAAAGCTACCCACCAGTGCCCCTTCAATTGGACGGCCGCAGCAACTGCATCTGCTGACGATAATCATCCGTCACCTGCCGCGCCTGGCTGCCGCTGGTTATCACCCTTGGTGTGATCAGCACAATCAGCTCGGTACGGTCCTTGGACTTGCTGGTGTTGCCGAACAACCAGCGCAAGCCGGGGATTTTGCCGAGGTAGGGCACCGCACTCACGGATTCGGCGTTGTCCTGCTTGATCAAGCCGCCGAGCAGCACGGTCTGGCCACTCTGTACCGCCACCTGGGTGGAGACCGAGCGCGTGGAGATGCGCGGGTTGCTCTGCGTGTCGCTGGCCGCTTGGGTCTCGGCATCGCTGACCTGCTGCTGAATGTCCATGTACACCAGGCCACCCGGGTTGATCCGTGGCACCACGTCGAGGATCACCCCGGTCTGGACGTATTCGACGCTGCTCAGGGTGGTGTCCGAGGTGCCGGTGTTCACCGTGGTCTGGCTGATGGGAATGTTGTCGCCCACCTGGATCTGCGCCGGCTGGTTGTTCATCACCACCAGCGAGGGCGCTGACAGCACCTGGGTGCGGCCGTTGGTTTCCAACGCATGCAAGGCCACTTGCAGGTTGGAGCTGACAAACGAGTAGAACAACGAATCCGTCGCCCCCAGCCCTGCCCCGCCGCCGCCCAGGGCGCCTTGGCTGCCGGCGGTGTTGGCCACGGTGGTGCTGGCGGAATTGCCCGCCAGGCGCCCCAGGTACCACTGCACCCCAAGGTCCAGTTCACCGCTGAGCTTGACCTCGAGAATGCGCGTCTCGATCTGCACTTGCAGCGGCGGGTTGTCGAGGCGCTTGATCGCCGATTCGATTTCTTTCCATTGCACCGGACGCGTGCGTACCAGCAATTGGTTGCTGCTCTTCTGCGCGGTGATGCGGGTGCCGGCGTCGAGGCTTTTGGCCGGGGCGTCCTCAGTGGCGCCCTGCTCGGGATTGTCCTGGTCGGACTCGGGTGCCTGCTCCTCATCATCGGCAACAGACGGGTTGTTGTTCAGATTGTTGCTCAGGCCGCCGGGCGTGCTGCCCGACGTGCTGTTGGTGCCTGGCGACGACAGGGTCGCCGTGCGCAAGCCCGGCGCGACCTTGGCCGGGGCGTCATCCTTGATCGCGCCGGTACCGTAGATCTGCCGCAGGTATTTGGCGAGGTCGGTGGCCTTCATGTTGCGCACGTCGTACACGTACATCTGCGGCTCGTTGCCGCCGCCTTCGTCGATGGTATGAATCCAGTCACCGACCTCACTGAGGTACTGCGGCTGCGACGAGATCGCCACCACCGAGTTGGTCCGTTCGATTGGCAGGAAGCGCACCATGCCGGCCAACGGCATGCCACTGTCGGGGCCGAACATCTTTTGCAGCTCGGGCATCAACTCGGCCACCGACGCGCGCTGCAAGCCGAACACGCCCACCGACATGCCTTTGAGCCAATCCACATCAAAGGTGTCGATGGTGTCCTGGTAGTTGGCCAACTCCTCCGGCGTACCCGCCAGGCTCAGCACGTTGCGCGCCGGGTCCACCAGCAGGAAGGCATTTTCCCGGGCGAAGGGCTTGAGCAGTTTCTGCATCTCGGTGGCGGAAATGTAGCGCAGCGGGAACAGCCGCGCCGACAAACCATTGGACGGCTGCGCAACACGCATCTGCGGCACCAGCTTGCCCGCCACAGCCTGGTTGGCGGGCAGGATCACATAACGGTTGCCCTGTTTGATCATCGCGTTGTCGGTCCAGGACAACAGGGTCTCGAGGATCGACAGCGCCTGCTGCTTGTTCACCGGTTTGGAGGTGGAAAAACTGACGTTGCCTTTCACACCCTGGGCGATGCTGTAGTTCTCGTGCAGCAGGTCGCCCATCACGCTGTTGATCACCGCTTCGATGGGCTGGTCGGCGAAGTTGAACACGATGTCGCCGCCGCCCTGCTGCGCTGCTGCCGCGGCCGTGGGTGGGCGCACGAATTGCTGGTTGCCACGGATCAACTGGCGCTGCGGCGCAGCCTTGGCCTGTTGGGTGTCGGCCGCTACCGCCGGCTCACTGGCCGGGTCCAGCGGCGGACGTTGTGAGCCGGTGCCCTGCATCGCCTCGTGCATGAGCGCGTCATCGGCGTCGAGGTGGTCGGGCAGTGAGCCGCAGCCACCAAGGGAAACGGCAGTGGCCAGGCAAAACGCGGTGGTACGCAATGTATCGATCAAGGGGTGGGCTCGTGAGGAAGAGTAATCGGGGGGGTGGTCGATGGCGGTGGCAGACGCAGGGCCTTGAGGCTCAAGGTTTGCGTGCGGCCATCGAGGGCGAAGTGCGCTTCGCGGGGTGTCAGGTGTTCCAGGCGCCAGCCGTTGGGCAGGGCCTGGCCTTGGTGGATTTTCAGCGCGGGGCCGTCGAGCGGCTTGAGCAGCGCCACGCGCAGCTCGCCGTCGAGAACAATGCCGGTCAACACCAGGCTCGACAGGCTCGACGCCTGCGCCTGGCCAACCGCGCGATCAGGGCTGCGATCGGGGCTGAACAACGGCGCCTGCCAGGTGCCGGCCAGGCTTTCCAGGCTCGCCTGCGGGGCGGCCAGCACCTTGGCCGCCGCGGTGCTGCGCGCGCTCGGCGCGGGTGCCGGCAGCCACTGCGGCGCGTCGCCGATGCTGCTCAAAATGCCGAGCATCAACAGGCCCAATGCCGCCGACAACCCCAGCAAGCCCCACTCGATGGGGCGCAATACCGGAATCATCGGGCCACCTGCCCGGCGCCAGCCGGTTGCAGATAACCGCGCACCAGCAGGTGCACCACCAGCTTCCCGGCGCCACCGCTGGCCGGCGCATCGGCGCGGCGGCGGATGCTCATTTCATCCACGAACAGGAACGGCCGCTGGTATTCCAGTGCATGCAAGATGGCGGTCAGCGGTTCGATGGCGCAGTCCAGGGTCAGGCTGACCTTGACCTGGCGGTACGGCTCGCTGTCGTCCTGCTCCGGGGTGATCGGCATGCGCTGGGTCAACTTGCAGCCGCCGCCGAGGCTGGCCTGGCTGCTGATCAGGTCGGCGACGCGTTGCATCAAGTCGGCGGCCACGGCACTGGGGTCGTCACCGGGCAACAGGCTGGTGCTGCTCGCCGGGTCCTGGCGCGCCTGCTCCAATTGCTCACGCAACGACGCGCCCTGCTGCAACAGCCCGGCGTAACGTTGCTGCTGTTCGCGCAGTTGCTCGGCGCGCTCGCCCATGTCGCGCAGCGGGCCGGCGAACCAGCTGTCGATCAACAGCCAATACGTCGCGCCCAGCACCAGGGCCAGCACCAACAGCGCGGCGCCGCGACGTT
Proteins encoded in this region:
- the gspD gene encoding type II secretion system secretin GspD is translated as MIDTLRTTAFCLATAVSLGGCGSLPDHLDADDALMHEAMQGTGSQRPPLDPASEPAVAADTQQAKAAPQRQLIRGNQQFVRPPTAAAAAQQGGGDIVFNFADQPIEAVINSVMGDLLHENYSIAQGVKGNVSFSTSKPVNKQQALSILETLLSWTDNAMIKQGNRYVILPANQAVAGKLVPQMRVAQPSNGLSARLFPLRYISATEMQKLLKPFARENAFLLVDPARNVLSLAGTPEELANYQDTIDTFDVDWLKGMSVGVFGLQRASVAELMPELQKMFGPDSGMPLAGMVRFLPIERTNSVVAISSQPQYLSEVGDWIHTIDEGGGNEPQMYVYDVRNMKATDLAKYLRQIYGTGAIKDDAPAKVAPGLRTATLSSPGTNSTSGSTPGGLSNNLNNNPSVADDEEQAPESDQDNPEQGATEDAPAKSLDAGTRITAQKSSNQLLVRTRPVQWKEIESAIKRLDNPPLQVQIETRILEVKLSGELDLGVQWYLGRLAGNSASTTVANTAGSQGALGGGGAGLGATDSLFYSFVSSNLQVALHALETNGRTQVLSAPSLVVMNNQPAQIQVGDNIPISQTTVNTGTSDTTLSSVEYVQTGVILDVVPRINPGGLVYMDIQQQVSDAETQAASDTQSNPRISTRSVSTQVAVQSGQTVLLGGLIKQDNAESVSAVPYLGKIPGLRWLFGNTSKSKDRTELIVLITPRVITSGSQARQVTDDYRQQMQLLRPSN
- the gspM gene encoding type II secretion system protein GspM, with translation MRRPLTPRERRGAALLVLALVLGATYWLLIDSWFAGPLRDMGERAEQLREQQQRYAGLLQQGASLREQLEQARQDPASSTSLLPGDDPSAVAADLMQRVADLISSQASLGGGCKLTQRMPITPEQDDSEPYRQVKVSLTLDCAIEPLTAILHALEYQRPFLFVDEMSIRRRADAPASGGAGKLVVHLLVRGYLQPAGAGQVAR
- a CDS encoding general secretion pathway protein GspN, translated to MIPVLRPIEWGLLGLSAALGLLMLGILSSIGDAPQWLPAPAPSARSTAAAKVLAAPQASLESLAGTWQAPLFSPDRSPDRAVGQAQASSLSSLVLTGIVLDGELRVALLKPLDGPALKIHQGQALPNGWRLEHLTPREAHFALDGRTQTLSLKALRLPPPSTTPPITLPHEPTP